From Tripterygium wilfordii isolate XIE 37 chromosome 13, ASM1340144v1, whole genome shotgun sequence, the proteins below share one genomic window:
- the LOC120012958 gene encoding serine/threonine-protein phosphatase 6 regulatory subunit 3-like isoform X2, which yields MFWRMTGLSTASPVETILDKDNFTLDELLDEDEIIQECKALNGRLINFLREKPQVEQLIRYIVEEAPEDAEKRRTFKFPFIACEIFTCEVDVILKALVEDEELMNMLFSFLQPTKSHSTLLAGYFSKVVICLLLRKTVLFMNYIKAHQEILRQLVDLIGITSIMEVLIRLIGADEHIYTNYMEAMRWIEDTDLLDMIVDKFSSSDCPEVHSNAAETLCAITRFAPPGLAAKISSSNFIGRLFRHALEDSRPKSVLVNSLSICISLLDPKRHSLGAFHTHNRQFTHGSIITSSPETVEGMLGSLDGLLKLFDVSSANDVLLTTYGKLQPPLGKHRLKIVEFISVLLAVGSEAAENALIRLGAVQRILDLFFEYPYNNFMHHHVENIISTCLESKNTSIIEHLQECNLIGRILEAEKNSTLAAQPSKPTVPAEGRSPPRIGNIGHLTHISNKLAQIGSTNCKIQAYLQESGEWNDWQTNVLSKRNAVENISQWACGRPSGLQDRTRDSDDDDYQDRDYDVAALANNLSQAFRYGIYSNDDIDEAHGSLERDDEDVYFDDESAEVVISSLRLGDDQESSLFTNSNWFAFEDDRIANDRSSGAPVSSSPITEAAGNEEVTVGEDEELDDTATSSLVDEAKVEDLKEAGPCETDKPPVWVEWRETPDSSGSVDVDENHPSRNGELRVESEDQRVDQHPDTTESCPSSSYALANEDNAEVESQLAEDSPPPISSKPPLTIDGINDSNSIPSADVKITGGTNDASEPKDEKDATKEAKN from the exons ATGTTCTGGCGTATGACAGGATTGTCCACTGCGTCGCCG GTGGAGACGATTTTAGACAAGGACAATTTTACATTGGATGAGCTTTTGGATGAGGATGAAATAATTCAAGAATGCAAAGCTCTTAATGGACGTCTTATCAATTT TTTGCGAGAAAAGCCTCAGGTTGAACAACTCATCCGATATATTGTGGAAGAAGCTCCTGAGGATGCTGAAAAGAGGCGAACTTTCAA GTTTCCTTTTATTGCTTGTGAGATATTTACTTGTGAAGTTGATGTCATACTCAAAGCCTTGGTAGAGGATGAGGAG TTGATGAATATGCTATTTTCCTTTTTGCAACCAACAAAGTCCCATAGTACACTGCTGGCTGGGTACTTCAGCAAG GTGGTGATATGTCTATTGTTGCGGAAGACAGTTCTTTTTATGAATTATATTAAA GCACATCAGGAAATTCTTAGGCAACTAGTTGACCTGATTGGTATAACATCCATTATGGAG GTCCTAATACGGTTGATTGGTGCTGATGAACATATTTATACAAATTATATGGAAGCAATGCGGTGGATAGAGGATACGGATCTGCTGGATATGATTGTGGACAAATTTAGCTCTTCG GATTGCCCCGAGGTTCATTCTAATGCGGCTGAAACACTGTGTGCTATAACACGATTTGCTCCCCCTGGTCTTGCTGCTAAAATCTCCAGCTCAAA CTTTATTGGAAGATTATTTCGTCATGCTTTGGAAGACTCACGCCCAAAGTCTGTTCTGGTTAACTCATTGTCTATATGCATATCTCTGTTAGACCCTAAAAGGCATTCTTTGGGTGCGTTTCATACACACAACCGCCAGTTCACTCATGGATCCATAATAACGTCTAGCCCTGAGACAGTTGAAGGCATGCTGGGGAGCTTAG ATGGTTTACTAAAACTTTTTGACGTTTCATCTGCGAATGATGTCCTTCTAACTACATATGGAAAATTGCAGCCACCTCTTGGAAAGCATCGTTTAAAG attGTAGAATTTATATCAGTACTACTGGCAGTGGGTAGCGAAGCTGCCGAGAATGCATTGATTCGTCTTGGAGCAGTACAGAGGATTTTGGACTTATTCTTTGA GTACCCATACAATAATTTTATGCATCATCACGTAGAGAATATAATTTCAACATGTTTGGAGAGCAAGAATACTTCAATTATTGAACATCTTCAAGAGTGTAATCTTATTGGAAGAATACTTGAAGCTGAGAAGAATTCCACATTAGCGGCTCAACCGAGTAAG CCCACGGTTCCTGCTGAGGGTAGGTCGCCACCCAGGATAGGGAATATTGGACACTTGACACATATATCTAACAAACTTGCTCAGATTGGGAGTACCAATTGTAAAATTCAAGCATATCTGCAG gAAAGTGGTGAATGGAATGATTGGCAGACAAATGTTTTATCCAAGCGTAATGCAGTAGAAAATATCTCCCAGTGGGCCTGTGG GAGGCCATCAGGATTACAAGACAGGACTCGAgatagtgatgatgatgattaccAAGATAGAGACTATGATGTTGCAGCTTTAGCAAATAACTTAAGCCAGGCTTTCCGATATGGTATCTACAGTAATGATGATATTGACGAG GCCCATGGTTCACTTGAACGAGATGATGAG GATGTTTACTTTGATGATGAATCTGCTGAAGTAGTTATATCTTCTCTGCGTTTGGGAGATGACCAGGAAAG CTCTCTTTTTACAAATTCCAATTGGTTTGCTTTTGAGGATGACAGAATTGCTAATGATCGTTCATCTGGTGCACCTGTGTCATCTTCACCTATTACTGAGGCTGCTGGCAACGAGGAGGTTACTGTTGGTGAGGATGAAGAATTGGATGATACTGCAACATCCTCTTTGGTTGATGAAGCAAAAGTAGAAGATTTGAAGGAAGCAGGACCCTGTGAGACTGATAAACCACCTGTTTGGGTCGAGTGGAGAGAGACTCCAGACTCCAGCGGTTCAGTTGATGTAGATGAAAATCATCCAAGCCGAAATGGTGAGCTGCGAGTGGAATCAGAAGATCAGCGTGTTGATCAGCATCCAGATACTACTGAATCATGTCCATCGTCCTCTTATGCATTGGCGAATGAAGATAATGCTGAAGTGGAATCCCAGTTAGCAGAGGACAGCCCTCCTCCCATATCTTCCAAGCCTCCATTAACAATTGATGGAATTAATGATTCAAACTCCATTCCCTCAGCAGATGTGAAGATAACAGGAGGTACAAACGATGCTTCAGAGCCAAAGGATGAGAAAGATGCAACCAAAGAAGCaaagaattga
- the LOC120012958 gene encoding serine/threonine-protein phosphatase 6 regulatory subunit 3-like isoform X1 produces the protein MFWRMTGLSTASPVETILDKDNFTLDELLDEDEIIQECKALNGRLINFLREKPQVEQLIRYIVEEAPEDAEKRRTFKFPFIACEIFTCEVDVILKALVEDEELMNMLFSFLQPTKSHSTLLAGYFSKVVICLLLRKTVLFMNYIKAHQEILRQLVDLIGITSIMEVLIRLIGADEHIYTNYMEAMRWIEDTDLLDMIVDKFSSSDCPEVHSNAAETLCAITRFAPPGLAAKISSSNFIGRLFRHALEDSRPKSVLVNSLSICISLLDPKRHSLGAFHTHNRQFTHGSIITSSPETVEGMLGSLDGLLKLFDVSSANDVLLTTYGKLQPPLGKHRLKIVEFISVLLAVGSEAAENALIRLGAVQRILDLFFEYPYNNFMHHHVENIISTCLESKNTSIIEHLQECNLIGRILEAEKNSTLAAQPSKPTVPAEGRSPPRIGNIGHLTHISNKLAQIGSTNCKIQAYLQESGEWNDWQTNVLSKRNAVENISQWACGRPSGLQDRTRDSDDDDYQDRDYDVAALANNLSQAFRYGIYSNDDIDEAHGSLERDDEDVYFDDESAEVVISSLRLGDDQESSSLFTNSNWFAFEDDRIANDRSSGAPVSSSPITEAAGNEEVTVGEDEELDDTATSSLVDEAKVEDLKEAGPCETDKPPVWVEWRETPDSSGSVDVDENHPSRNGELRVESEDQRVDQHPDTTESCPSSSYALANEDNAEVESQLAEDSPPPISSKPPLTIDGINDSNSIPSADVKITGGTNDASEPKDEKDATKEAKN, from the exons ATGTTCTGGCGTATGACAGGATTGTCCACTGCGTCGCCG GTGGAGACGATTTTAGACAAGGACAATTTTACATTGGATGAGCTTTTGGATGAGGATGAAATAATTCAAGAATGCAAAGCTCTTAATGGACGTCTTATCAATTT TTTGCGAGAAAAGCCTCAGGTTGAACAACTCATCCGATATATTGTGGAAGAAGCTCCTGAGGATGCTGAAAAGAGGCGAACTTTCAA GTTTCCTTTTATTGCTTGTGAGATATTTACTTGTGAAGTTGATGTCATACTCAAAGCCTTGGTAGAGGATGAGGAG TTGATGAATATGCTATTTTCCTTTTTGCAACCAACAAAGTCCCATAGTACACTGCTGGCTGGGTACTTCAGCAAG GTGGTGATATGTCTATTGTTGCGGAAGACAGTTCTTTTTATGAATTATATTAAA GCACATCAGGAAATTCTTAGGCAACTAGTTGACCTGATTGGTATAACATCCATTATGGAG GTCCTAATACGGTTGATTGGTGCTGATGAACATATTTATACAAATTATATGGAAGCAATGCGGTGGATAGAGGATACGGATCTGCTGGATATGATTGTGGACAAATTTAGCTCTTCG GATTGCCCCGAGGTTCATTCTAATGCGGCTGAAACACTGTGTGCTATAACACGATTTGCTCCCCCTGGTCTTGCTGCTAAAATCTCCAGCTCAAA CTTTATTGGAAGATTATTTCGTCATGCTTTGGAAGACTCACGCCCAAAGTCTGTTCTGGTTAACTCATTGTCTATATGCATATCTCTGTTAGACCCTAAAAGGCATTCTTTGGGTGCGTTTCATACACACAACCGCCAGTTCACTCATGGATCCATAATAACGTCTAGCCCTGAGACAGTTGAAGGCATGCTGGGGAGCTTAG ATGGTTTACTAAAACTTTTTGACGTTTCATCTGCGAATGATGTCCTTCTAACTACATATGGAAAATTGCAGCCACCTCTTGGAAAGCATCGTTTAAAG attGTAGAATTTATATCAGTACTACTGGCAGTGGGTAGCGAAGCTGCCGAGAATGCATTGATTCGTCTTGGAGCAGTACAGAGGATTTTGGACTTATTCTTTGA GTACCCATACAATAATTTTATGCATCATCACGTAGAGAATATAATTTCAACATGTTTGGAGAGCAAGAATACTTCAATTATTGAACATCTTCAAGAGTGTAATCTTATTGGAAGAATACTTGAAGCTGAGAAGAATTCCACATTAGCGGCTCAACCGAGTAAG CCCACGGTTCCTGCTGAGGGTAGGTCGCCACCCAGGATAGGGAATATTGGACACTTGACACATATATCTAACAAACTTGCTCAGATTGGGAGTACCAATTGTAAAATTCAAGCATATCTGCAG gAAAGTGGTGAATGGAATGATTGGCAGACAAATGTTTTATCCAAGCGTAATGCAGTAGAAAATATCTCCCAGTGGGCCTGTGG GAGGCCATCAGGATTACAAGACAGGACTCGAgatagtgatgatgatgattaccAAGATAGAGACTATGATGTTGCAGCTTTAGCAAATAACTTAAGCCAGGCTTTCCGATATGGTATCTACAGTAATGATGATATTGACGAG GCCCATGGTTCACTTGAACGAGATGATGAG GATGTTTACTTTGATGATGAATCTGCTGAAGTAGTTATATCTTCTCTGCGTTTGGGAGATGACCAGGAAAG TAGCTCTCTTTTTACAAATTCCAATTGGTTTGCTTTTGAGGATGACAGAATTGCTAATGATCGTTCATCTGGTGCACCTGTGTCATCTTCACCTATTACTGAGGCTGCTGGCAACGAGGAGGTTACTGTTGGTGAGGATGAAGAATTGGATGATACTGCAACATCCTCTTTGGTTGATGAAGCAAAAGTAGAAGATTTGAAGGAAGCAGGACCCTGTGAGACTGATAAACCACCTGTTTGGGTCGAGTGGAGAGAGACTCCAGACTCCAGCGGTTCAGTTGATGTAGATGAAAATCATCCAAGCCGAAATGGTGAGCTGCGAGTGGAATCAGAAGATCAGCGTGTTGATCAGCATCCAGATACTACTGAATCATGTCCATCGTCCTCTTATGCATTGGCGAATGAAGATAATGCTGAAGTGGAATCCCAGTTAGCAGAGGACAGCCCTCCTCCCATATCTTCCAAGCCTCCATTAACAATTGATGGAATTAATGATTCAAACTCCATTCCCTCAGCAGATGTGAAGATAACAGGAGGTACAAACGATGCTTCAGAGCCAAAGGATGAGAAAGATGCAACCAAAGAAGCaaagaattga
- the LOC120012958 gene encoding serine/threonine-protein phosphatase 6 regulatory subunit 3-like isoform X3: MFWRMTGLSTASPVETILDKDNFTLDELLDEDEIIQECKALNGRLINFLREKPQVEQLIRYIVEEAPEDAEKRRTFKFPFIACEIFTCEVDVILKALVEDEELMNMLFSFLQPTKSHSTLLAGYFSKVVICLLLRKTVLFMNYIKAHQEILRQLVDLIGITSIMEVLIRLIGADEHIYTNYMEAMRWIEDTDLLDMIVDKFSSSDCPEVHSNAAETLCAITRFAPPGLAAKISSSNFIGRLFRHALEDSRPKSVLVNSLSICISLLDPKRHSLGAFHTHNRQFTHGSIITSSPETVEGMLGSLDGLLKLFDVSSANDVLLTTYGKLQPPLGKHRLKIVEFISVLLAVGSEAAENALIRLGAVQRILDLFFEYPYNNFMHHHVENIISTCLESKNTSIIEHLQECNLIGRILEAEKNSTLAAQPSKPTVPAEGRSPPRIGNIGHLTHISNKLAQIGSTNCKIQAYLQESGEWNDWQTNVLSKRNAVENISQWACGRPSGLQDRTRDSDDDDYQDRDYDVAALANNLSQAFRYGIYSNDDIDEAHGSLERDDEDVYFDDESAEVVISSLRLGDDQERIANDRSSGAPVSSSPITEAAGNEEVTVGEDEELDDTATSSLVDEAKVEDLKEAGPCETDKPPVWVEWRETPDSSGSVDVDENHPSRNGELRVESEDQRVDQHPDTTESCPSSSYALANEDNAEVESQLAEDSPPPISSKPPLTIDGINDSNSIPSADVKITGGTNDASEPKDEKDATKEAKN, encoded by the exons ATGTTCTGGCGTATGACAGGATTGTCCACTGCGTCGCCG GTGGAGACGATTTTAGACAAGGACAATTTTACATTGGATGAGCTTTTGGATGAGGATGAAATAATTCAAGAATGCAAAGCTCTTAATGGACGTCTTATCAATTT TTTGCGAGAAAAGCCTCAGGTTGAACAACTCATCCGATATATTGTGGAAGAAGCTCCTGAGGATGCTGAAAAGAGGCGAACTTTCAA GTTTCCTTTTATTGCTTGTGAGATATTTACTTGTGAAGTTGATGTCATACTCAAAGCCTTGGTAGAGGATGAGGAG TTGATGAATATGCTATTTTCCTTTTTGCAACCAACAAAGTCCCATAGTACACTGCTGGCTGGGTACTTCAGCAAG GTGGTGATATGTCTATTGTTGCGGAAGACAGTTCTTTTTATGAATTATATTAAA GCACATCAGGAAATTCTTAGGCAACTAGTTGACCTGATTGGTATAACATCCATTATGGAG GTCCTAATACGGTTGATTGGTGCTGATGAACATATTTATACAAATTATATGGAAGCAATGCGGTGGATAGAGGATACGGATCTGCTGGATATGATTGTGGACAAATTTAGCTCTTCG GATTGCCCCGAGGTTCATTCTAATGCGGCTGAAACACTGTGTGCTATAACACGATTTGCTCCCCCTGGTCTTGCTGCTAAAATCTCCAGCTCAAA CTTTATTGGAAGATTATTTCGTCATGCTTTGGAAGACTCACGCCCAAAGTCTGTTCTGGTTAACTCATTGTCTATATGCATATCTCTGTTAGACCCTAAAAGGCATTCTTTGGGTGCGTTTCATACACACAACCGCCAGTTCACTCATGGATCCATAATAACGTCTAGCCCTGAGACAGTTGAAGGCATGCTGGGGAGCTTAG ATGGTTTACTAAAACTTTTTGACGTTTCATCTGCGAATGATGTCCTTCTAACTACATATGGAAAATTGCAGCCACCTCTTGGAAAGCATCGTTTAAAG attGTAGAATTTATATCAGTACTACTGGCAGTGGGTAGCGAAGCTGCCGAGAATGCATTGATTCGTCTTGGAGCAGTACAGAGGATTTTGGACTTATTCTTTGA GTACCCATACAATAATTTTATGCATCATCACGTAGAGAATATAATTTCAACATGTTTGGAGAGCAAGAATACTTCAATTATTGAACATCTTCAAGAGTGTAATCTTATTGGAAGAATACTTGAAGCTGAGAAGAATTCCACATTAGCGGCTCAACCGAGTAAG CCCACGGTTCCTGCTGAGGGTAGGTCGCCACCCAGGATAGGGAATATTGGACACTTGACACATATATCTAACAAACTTGCTCAGATTGGGAGTACCAATTGTAAAATTCAAGCATATCTGCAG gAAAGTGGTGAATGGAATGATTGGCAGACAAATGTTTTATCCAAGCGTAATGCAGTAGAAAATATCTCCCAGTGGGCCTGTGG GAGGCCATCAGGATTACAAGACAGGACTCGAgatagtgatgatgatgattaccAAGATAGAGACTATGATGTTGCAGCTTTAGCAAATAACTTAAGCCAGGCTTTCCGATATGGTATCTACAGTAATGATGATATTGACGAG GCCCATGGTTCACTTGAACGAGATGATGAG GATGTTTACTTTGATGATGAATCTGCTGAAGTAGTTATATCTTCTCTGCGTTTGGGAGATGACCAGGAAAG AATTGCTAATGATCGTTCATCTGGTGCACCTGTGTCATCTTCACCTATTACTGAGGCTGCTGGCAACGAGGAGGTTACTGTTGGTGAGGATGAAGAATTGGATGATACTGCAACATCCTCTTTGGTTGATGAAGCAAAAGTAGAAGATTTGAAGGAAGCAGGACCCTGTGAGACTGATAAACCACCTGTTTGGGTCGAGTGGAGAGAGACTCCAGACTCCAGCGGTTCAGTTGATGTAGATGAAAATCATCCAAGCCGAAATGGTGAGCTGCGAGTGGAATCAGAAGATCAGCGTGTTGATCAGCATCCAGATACTACTGAATCATGTCCATCGTCCTCTTATGCATTGGCGAATGAAGATAATGCTGAAGTGGAATCCCAGTTAGCAGAGGACAGCCCTCCTCCCATATCTTCCAAGCCTCCATTAACAATTGATGGAATTAATGATTCAAACTCCATTCCCTCAGCAGATGTGAAGATAACAGGAGGTACAAACGATGCTTCAGAGCCAAAGGATGAGAAAGATGCAACCAAAGAAGCaaagaattga
- the LOC120013231 gene encoding cationic amino acid transporter 1-like: MVTSNDGGGGGLKKRRMCGWSKQDFLPEESFKSWGNYVNALSSTKTRLKDRLLARSSDSLELQNVRARSQHEMKKALNWLDIMWFGIGAVMGAGIFVLTGEATNKDAGPAVIISYLISGISALLSVLCYVEFAIELPVAGVSFAYLRVELGDFVAYIAAGNILFEYVVAGASVARSWTSYFATLCNHDPNDFRINVSSFGEDYRHLDPIAVAVSIIICFIACLSIKGSSRFNSITTIIHLLVVVFIFIAGLTKANPKNITNFAPFGVRGIMTATAKLFFAYVGFDGIATLGEEIKNPGRDIPLGLVGSMLIIIASYCLLSATLVLMQPYSQIDVDAPFTLAFQAVGLNWAKYIVALGALKGMTTSLLANIIGQARYFTHIGRTHMAPPFLATINEKTGTPMNATIVMTVVNCVVAFFTSLDVLANLVSITTLFIFTLVAVALLVRRYYATGETSATNRNKFIGFMVLITGSSVGVSVYWARSGNGWVGYTVLAPIWFLATLGLQLTVKQARKAKQWGVPLLPWLPSASIAINIFIMGSFDHSSYVRFGIWTLLLLVYYLFVALHASYDAAKETQREVEATQIETQLPNNAAI; encoded by the coding sequence ATGGTGACTAGCAAtgatggtggaggaggagggcTCAAGAAGAGGAGGATGTGTGGATGGAGCAAACAAGATTTCTTGCCAGAGGAGTCATTCAAGAGCTGGGGAAACTATGTCAATGCATTGTCCAGCACAAAAACTCGACTCAAGGACCGTCTCCTGGCACGGTCTTCCGACAGTCTAGAGCTCCAGAATGTCCGTGCTCGTAGCCAGCATGAGATGAAAAAGGCTCTGAATTGGTTGGACATAATGTGGTTTGGTATAGGGGCTGTTATGGGAGCAGGAATTTTTGTTCTTACTGGAGAAGCTACCAATAAGGATGCTGGTCCTGCTGTCATAATTTCTTATCTTATATCAGGTATATCTGCACTGCTGTCAGTTTTGTGCTATGTCGAATTCGCGATTGAACTACCGGTCGCTGGAGTCTCGTTTGCCTATCTTAGAGTGGAGCTTGGTGACTTTGTAGCTTATATTGCTGCTGGCAACATTCTTTTTGAGTATGTAGTTGCCGGTGCTAGTGTGGCTCGCTCTTGGACTTCTTACTTTGCCACTCTGTGCAATCATGATCCGAATGATTTTCGAATCAATGTTTCATCTTTCGGTGAAGATTATCGTCATTTAGATCCGATCGCAGTTGCTGTGTCAATCATTATTTGCTTTATAGCCTGTCTGAGCATAAAAGGGTCATCGAGATTCAACTCCATTACAACTATCATACATCTTCTGGTTGTAGTCTTCATCTTCATTGCAGGACTTACTAAGGCTAACCCTAAGAACATCACAAACTTTGCTCCGTTCGGTGTTCGAGGTATCATGACAGCAACAGCTAAGCTCTTCTTTGCTTATGTAGGATTTGATGGGATAGCAACTCTAGGTGAGGAGATCAAAAACCCAGGCAGAGATATCCCACTTGGGCTTGTTGGTTCCATGTTAATTATAATAGCTAGTTACTGCCTTCTTTCGGCTACATTGGTCTTAATGCAGCCTTACAGCCAGATTGATGTTGATGCACCATTCACATTGGCATTCCAAGCTGTGGGGTTGAACTGGGCCAAGTACATTGTTGCTTTGGGTGCATTGAAGGGCATGACCACAAGTCTACTAGCCAACATCATCGGCCAAGCTCGGTACTTTACTCACATTGGCCGCACCCACATGGCACCACCCTTTCTAGCCACCATCAATGAGAAAACCGGGACACCGATGAACGCCACCATCGTTATGACAGTTGTGAATTGTGTTGTTGCTTTCTTCACAAGCCTTGATGTTTTAGCCAACCTTGTTTCCATCACAACCTTGTTTATCTTCACACTTGTGGCCGTTGCTCTGCTCGTGAGGCGATACTATGCTACCGGTGAGACGTCGGCAACCAACCGAAACAAGTTTATTGGGTTCATGGTGCTGATCACAGGGTCTTCTGTTGGTGTGTCTGTTTATTGGGCAAGAAGCGGTAACGGATGGGTTGGCTACACAGTGTTGGCACCAATTTGGTTCTTGGCTACACTAGGACTACAATTAACTGTGAAGCAAGCGAGGAAGGCGAAACAGTGGGGCGTGCCGTTGCTTCCATGGCTGCCTTCTGCTAGCATTGCCATTAACATATTCATTATGGGTTCATTTGATCATTCATCATATGTGAGATTTGGCATCTGGACATTGCTATTGCTGGTTTACTATTTGTTTGTAGCTTTACATGCTTCCTATGATGCAGCAAAGGAGACTCAGAGGGAAGTGGAAGCAACTCAGATTGAGACTCAACTGCCAAACAATGCTGCTATTTAA